Proteins from a genomic interval of Paenibacillus sp. FSL H8-0048:
- a CDS encoding DNA topoisomerase III, which translates to MKVLVLAEKPSVAREIARVLGCGNKQKSYMEGPKYVVTWALGHLVGLAEPEDYNNKYATWALEDLPILPEKAKLKVLRETSQQYKAVQQLMKRQDIEELIVATDAAREGELLARWIMNMAGWKKPFRRLWISSQTDKAIKEGFASLRPGRDFDRLYESARCRAEADWMIGLNVTRALTCKFGAPLSAGRVQTPTLGMIMDRENEITGFRSQEYDLLTADFGSFQAGWRAQGGDGRIFDREKTGVLKDKLTGRSGQITKVQKSEKSEPHPLAYDLTELQRDANRKFGFSAKQTSSVLQKLYEQHKLVTYPRTDSRYLTADMTGTLKERLDSVAVGPYAALARPLLRKPLPMTKRIVDDSKVSDHHAIIPTEQTVLLNLLSAEERKLYDLIVRRFISLFYPPARYDAVAVTVTVDGEGFYVKGTTIKDAGWREVYGGDMSLDDDEENAGDEPAAGSVKLPELREGDSVKLARCIIKPGRTQPPKRYNEATLLTQMEKHGLGTPATRADIIEKLVSSDTIERQGNLLHPTGKGKQLIELVSGQLRTPELTARWEAELERIARGQGRPEPFLQGIRSMAQELVSGVKNSGAEYKPHNVSNSHCPECGTRMLEKKTKRGKLLVCPKEDCGYTRAGEKQLSNRRCPQCHKKMEMKEGKAGKYVQCLGCGITETMDKDHKHINKREQQKLVQQYSKTESAGNNLGDLLKAAMEAKQKGE; encoded by the coding sequence ATGAAGGTATTGGTATTGGCTGAAAAGCCGTCGGTGGCCCGTGAGATTGCGCGGGTGCTGGGCTGTGGAAATAAACAGAAGAGTTATATGGAAGGTCCGAAATATGTGGTGACCTGGGCGCTGGGGCATCTGGTTGGCCTAGCTGAGCCTGAGGACTATAACAATAAATATGCAACGTGGGCGCTGGAGGATCTGCCGATTCTGCCCGAGAAGGCCAAGCTTAAGGTGCTGCGTGAGACCAGCCAGCAATATAAGGCTGTGCAGCAGCTGATGAAGCGGCAGGATATTGAGGAGCTGATCGTAGCAACGGATGCGGCGCGTGAGGGTGAGCTGCTGGCCCGCTGGATTATGAATATGGCAGGCTGGAAAAAGCCGTTCCGGCGGCTGTGGATCTCTTCGCAGACGGATAAGGCCATTAAAGAAGGCTTCGCTTCGCTGCGGCCTGGACGGGATTTCGACCGGCTGTATGAGTCTGCACGCTGCCGTGCTGAGGCGGATTGGATGATCGGGCTGAATGTGACGCGGGCCTTAACCTGCAAGTTCGGCGCGCCGCTCTCTGCGGGGCGTGTGCAGACACCTACCCTGGGCATGATTATGGACCGGGAGAATGAGATTACCGGCTTCCGTTCCCAGGAATATGACCTGCTGACTGCGGATTTCGGGAGCTTCCAGGCGGGCTGGCGGGCGCAGGGCGGAGATGGGCGGATTTTTGACAGGGAAAAGACGGGGGTTCTCAAGGATAAGCTTACTGGCCGCAGCGGACAAATCACCAAGGTACAGAAGAGTGAGAAAAGCGAGCCGCATCCGCTGGCGTACGATCTGACAGAGCTGCAGCGTGATGCCAACCGCAAATTCGGCTTCTCGGCCAAGCAAACCTCAAGTGTGCTTCAGAAGCTGTATGAGCAGCATAAGTTGGTCACTTATCCGCGTACAGACAGCCGTTATCTGACCGCTGATATGACGGGTACATTAAAAGAAAGACTCGACAGCGTGGCTGTCGGGCCGTATGCAGCCCTTGCCAGACCGCTGCTGCGGAAGCCGCTGCCGATGACGAAGCGGATTGTCGATGACAGCAAGGTCAGCGATCACCATGCGATTATTCCGACAGAGCAGACAGTGCTGCTCAATCTGCTGAGTGCGGAAGAGCGGAAGCTCTACGATCTGATCGTCCGGCGGTTCATTAGCCTGTTCTATCCTCCGGCCCGTTATGACGCCGTAGCTGTGACGGTAACCGTGGACGGTGAAGGCTTCTATGTGAAGGGAACTACCATCAAGGATGCAGGCTGGCGTGAGGTATACGGCGGGGATATGAGCCTGGATGACGACGAGGAGAATGCGGGGGATGAGCCCGCAGCAGGAAGTGTGAAGCTGCCGGAGCTGCGGGAAGGCGATAGCGTGAAGCTTGCGCGCTGCATCATCAAGCCGGGACGGACACAGCCGCCGAAGCGTTATAACGAAGCCACGCTGCTGACGCAAATGGAGAAGCATGGGCTGGGGACACCGGCCACACGTGCGGATATCATTGAGAAGCTGGTCAGCTCGGATACGATTGAACGGCAGGGCAATCTGCTGCACCCAACCGGCAAGGGCAAGCAATTGATTGAGCTGGTCTCGGGGCAGCTGCGTACACCGGAGCTGACGGCACGCTGGGAAGCGGAGCTGGAGAGAATTGCGCGCGGGCAAGGGCGCCCGGAGCCTTTTTTGCAGGGTATCCGCAGTATGGCACAAGAGCTGGTGTCCGGGGTGAAGAACAGCGGGGCGGAATACAAGCCGCATAATGTCTCTAACAGTCATTGTCCGGAGTGTGGAACAAGGATGTTAGAAAAGAAGACCAAACGCGGCAAGCTGCTGGTCTGTCCGAAGGAGGACTGCGGCTATACCCGGGCGGGCGAGAAGCAGTTGTCGAACCGCCGCTGTCCGCAGTGCCATAAGAAGATGGAGATGAAGGAAGGCAAGGCCGGAAAGTATGTGCAGTGCCTCGGCTGCGGCATTACAGAGACGATGGATAAGGACCATAAGCATATCAATAAACGCGAGCAGCAGAAGCTGGTTCAGCAGTACAGCAAGACGGAAAGTGCCGGCAACAATCTTGGCGATCTGCTGAAGGCTGCGATGGAAGCGAAACAGAAGGGCGAATAG
- the tsaA gene encoding tRNA (N6-threonylcarbamoyladenosine(37)-N6)-methyltransferase TrmO: protein MPALESYNIIPVGVVTGTQQNLQLEIRPEYRPALKGLDAFSHCQILWWIHEFADDSFRGTTQIEPPYDAPVSGVFATRSPVRPNPLGLTVARILSVDLDQGIVEVSGLDAYPGTPVLDIKAYFPSTDRVCQVRVPAWAASWGEWTVE from the coding sequence ATGCCCGCCTTAGAATCGTATAATATTATACCAGTAGGAGTAGTAACCGGAACACAGCAGAACCTGCAACTTGAGATTAGACCCGAATACCGACCTGCCTTAAAGGGGTTAGATGCTTTCAGCCACTGCCAGATCCTGTGGTGGATTCATGAGTTTGCAGATGATAGCTTCCGGGGGACTACTCAGATCGAGCCTCCCTATGATGCTCCGGTAAGCGGTGTTTTTGCGACCCGGTCTCCGGTCCGCCCTAATCCGCTTGGACTCACGGTTGCCCGTATTCTATCCGTTGACCTAGATCAGGGAATTGTGGAGGTCAGCGGACTGGATGCCTATCCGGGAACGCCCGTGCTTGATATCAAAGCTTATTTCCCGTCCACCGACCGTGTCTGTCAGGTTAGAGTGCCTGCATGGGCTGCCTCATGGGGAGAGTGGACTGTAGAGTAA
- a CDS encoding helix-turn-helix domain-containing protein codes for MKNSQLILQAIEYIESKLKQPLSVLDLSRETGYSLFHFIRLFQGVTGLTPGDYIARRRISEAARDILSRPGRTCHEISLDYAYNDYETFTRAFKRLLHTTPTHIRHKSNPDIPLLLHPLQPADLPHWSDQKGASPDLIELGKIRLQGPFITVTQDQSVIGSAWEQLFHSLSAIPDRKLPEQYYQVGYWPDNYENQGISFHIACELNSLASVRTGTTVQSSCELTGTKLTTHTLPPARYLRFKHTGPSAEVSATYKYIYGVFLPRTDYRLNLSYEFEYYGQDYLGPHHPDSVSEIYIPLTLL; via the coding sequence ATGAAGAACAGCCAGCTCATTCTACAGGCGATAGAATATATTGAATCGAAGCTGAAGCAGCCGCTGTCTGTTCTGGACCTCTCCAGAGAGACCGGTTATTCCCTGTTCCACTTCATCCGCCTGTTTCAAGGGGTTACCGGACTCACACCGGGCGACTATATAGCAAGACGGAGGATTTCCGAGGCGGCCAGGGATATTCTAAGCAGACCCGGGCGGACTTGTCACGAGATCTCACTGGACTATGCTTATAATGATTACGAGACCTTCACCCGGGCCTTCAAAAGACTGCTGCACACTACTCCCACCCATATCCGCCACAAGTCTAACCCGGACATCCCTCTGCTGCTCCATCCCTTGCAGCCGGCTGATTTACCGCATTGGTCAGACCAGAAGGGTGCCTCTCCTGACCTGATTGAGCTTGGGAAAATCAGACTTCAGGGGCCGTTCATTACCGTTACGCAAGATCAGTCGGTCATCGGATCAGCATGGGAGCAGCTGTTCCACAGCCTTTCTGCTATCCCGGACCGTAAGCTTCCAGAACAATATTACCAGGTAGGCTATTGGCCGGATAACTATGAGAATCAGGGAATCTCCTTCCACATTGCCTGTGAGTTGAACAGCCTAGCATCTGTACGTACCGGCACTACCGTTCAGTCCAGCTGCGAGCTCACAGGCACCAAATTAACAACTCATACTCTGCCGCCAGCACGTTATCTCAGATTTAAGCATACAGGGCCATCCGCAGAGGTTTCTGCCACCTACAAATATATCTATGGCGTTTTTCTGCCAAGAACCGATTACCGCCTGAACCTCTCTTATGAATTTGAATACTACGGCCAAGATTATCTGGGCCCCCACCATCCGGACTCCGTAAGTGAAATCTACATCCCGTTAACATTGCTTTAA
- a CDS encoding DUF4179 domain-containing protein, with protein MEKWQNQTEQQMLEHIRSNMGRIQLPVDSYNEQIMNRIELLETRGGNKLFKKTLAAASIAALIGLGTVTAGFISPAWAETLSQIPVFSSIFKHTDNPGLKLAAEQGLTTSPNMSVTKDGVTLSVTEVFYDGIQLALGFKRAGVADERMLAEITDYKTNEFDQSTKGLLGLPEVTLESGERIGFGSSSTGNVQGQPNTLLLEMRELWNTSALGDEFKINISVPVAQIGEPFKFQVTVKKLAEGIINLTPGQGASIGSFHYKVKSLDITPAAMRLVITSDGEVPASPEQTGEFGPTEVFYELVDDAGNVMGPKGLGYAMMKAVQHPIVDSLYNNFPQKPKTITVRPYTMTLDNEPKLLLDADGKPVKTYMKELETTIQIP; from the coding sequence ATGGAGAAGTGGCAGAATCAAACTGAGCAACAGATGCTGGAACACATCCGCAGCAACATGGGAAGAATCCAGCTTCCGGTAGATAGCTATAATGAGCAGATTATGAACCGCATTGAACTTTTGGAGACCAGAGGAGGAAATAAATTGTTTAAAAAGACGTTAGCAGCTGCAAGTATAGCCGCCCTGATAGGGCTCGGTACAGTAACTGCAGGATTCATCTCTCCGGCCTGGGCCGAAACCTTGAGTCAAATCCCTGTGTTCAGCAGTATATTCAAGCATACGGACAACCCGGGATTAAAATTGGCGGCGGAACAGGGCCTGACGACTTCACCTAACATGAGCGTAACCAAAGATGGAGTGACGTTAAGTGTTACGGAGGTATTTTATGACGGGATTCAACTGGCCCTTGGATTCAAAAGAGCTGGTGTAGCGGATGAGCGGATGCTGGCGGAGATTACTGATTATAAAACCAACGAATTCGATCAATCGACCAAAGGACTGTTGGGATTGCCTGAAGTTACCCTGGAATCTGGTGAGCGTATTGGCTTCGGCTCTTCTTCTACAGGAAACGTACAGGGGCAACCTAATACCCTTTTATTAGAAATGAGGGAATTGTGGAATACATCAGCTCTTGGAGATGAATTCAAGATTAATATCAGTGTGCCGGTTGCCCAGATCGGCGAGCCCTTTAAGTTCCAGGTAACGGTGAAAAAACTTGCGGAGGGCATCATCAATCTTACTCCGGGTCAGGGGGCAAGCATCGGCTCCTTCCATTATAAAGTGAAGAGTCTGGACATTACACCTGCTGCCATGAGACTAGTGATAACCAGTGACGGGGAAGTGCCTGCATCACCGGAGCAGACTGGGGAATTTGGTCCAACTGAGGTATTCTATGAGCTTGTGGATGATGCCGGTAATGTTATGGGTCCAAAGGGTCTCGGGTATGCCATGATGAAGGCGGTTCAGCATCCTATCGTGGATAGCCTGTACAATAACTTCCCGCAAAAACCTAAGACGATTACGGTCAGACCGTATACAATGACTTTGGATAATGAGCCGAAACTCTTGTTGGATGCTGATGGGAAACCGGTGAAAACTTATATGAAGGAGCTTGAAACAACGATACAAATTCCTTGA
- a CDS encoding RNA polymerase sigma factor: MEQGNPGGQMNPNGMEEAIQRVHAGDRQAFTVIITAYERQIYTYCYYILRSREEAEDAVQDIFVKVYQQLGRYEKRVSFSAWLYKVAYHHCLDQLRRRKRRSRLLSLYKLQLMTNQQALPEESPVDRIFEKLTSEERGLLILRVIEQYSFEEIAMITGSSSAALRKKYERLRKKLIQEKADEGGGCAHGEVAESN, from the coding sequence TTGGAGCAAGGCAACCCCGGGGGCCAAATGAATCCAAATGGGATGGAAGAAGCTATTCAGAGGGTACACGCAGGTGACAGACAAGCTTTCACTGTCATCATTACTGCTTATGAAAGGCAGATCTATACGTATTGCTATTATATCTTAAGGAGCCGTGAAGAAGCAGAGGATGCTGTGCAGGATATATTCGTTAAGGTGTATCAGCAGCTTGGGCGTTATGAGAAGCGGGTTTCTTTTTCGGCCTGGCTGTATAAGGTGGCTTATCATCATTGCCTGGACCAGCTCCGCAGACGTAAGCGCCGCAGCCGGTTGCTGTCCCTTTATAAACTGCAACTGATGACGAATCAACAAGCATTGCCGGAGGAGTCACCGGTAGACCGGATTTTTGAAAAGCTCACTTCAGAAGAGCGGGGATTACTAATCCTTCGTGTCATTGAACAATATAGCTTCGAAGAAATTGCGATGATTACCGGAAGCAGTTCGGCGGCGCTCCGCAAAAAGTATGAACGGCTCCGTAAAAAACTGATCCAGGAAAAAGCGGATGAAGGAGGAGGATGCGCTCATGGAGAAGTGGCAGAATCAAACTGA
- a CDS encoding acyl-[acyl-carrier-protein] thioesterase has product MDKHSKLLWTEAFQVHASDTDFRSKGRLSFLLDIMQRAADLAVSNLGLSNDEMLKSGMGWMVITMDLNLQREPLQGELLRVHTWSKGNKGALWQRDYRIYDSQDIELASARSIWALVDIKKRKILRPSALPIAVEPYLEDSVGDQPDKVVIPPELTLQEAYTYQVRYSGLDNNRHLNNARYVDLCCDALNLEEWEARELTGLHITYAQEAQYGEEITILRTPLTDDGVYIRGQGSGRMYFEACLKLKK; this is encoded by the coding sequence ATGGACAAGCATAGCAAGCTTTTGTGGACAGAGGCGTTCCAGGTTCATGCGAGTGATACTGACTTTCGCTCGAAGGGCAGATTGTCCTTCCTGCTTGATATCATGCAGCGTGCCGCAGATTTAGCGGTTAGCAATCTGGGGTTAAGTAACGATGAAATGCTAAAGTCGGGGATGGGCTGGATGGTCATTACGATGGATCTGAATCTTCAGCGTGAACCGTTGCAGGGGGAGCTGCTTCGTGTACATACCTGGAGCAAAGGCAATAAAGGGGCGCTCTGGCAGCGGGATTACCGGATCTATGACAGCCAGGATATAGAGCTTGCCTCTGCACGCTCCATCTGGGCACTGGTGGATATTAAGAAGCGGAAGATCCTGCGTCCATCGGCTCTTCCGATAGCTGTGGAGCCTTATCTCGAGGATTCGGTAGGAGACCAGCCGGACAAAGTAGTGATTCCGCCGGAGCTTACTTTGCAGGAAGCCTACACTTATCAGGTTAGATACAGCGGGCTGGATAACAATAGACATCTCAACAATGCACGTTATGTTGACCTATGCTGTGATGCGCTGAACTTGGAGGAATGGGAAGCGCGGGAGCTTACCGGCCTGCATATTACTTATGCACAGGAAGCCCAGTATGGCGAGGAAATTACGATTCTGCGCACTCCGCTGACCGATGATGGAGTATATATCCGGGGGCAAGGCAGCGGCCGGATGTATTTTGAGGCTTGTCTTAAGCTTAAGAAATAG